In Xenopus laevis strain J_2021 chromosome 2S, Xenopus_laevis_v10.1, whole genome shotgun sequence, a genomic segment contains:
- the LOC108709565 gene encoding serine/arginine-rich splicing factor 4 isoform X2, giving the protein MYRLRVENLSSRCSWQDLKDFMRQAGEVTYAEAHQRRQNEGIIEFRSYSEMRRALDKLDGSEINGRKIQLVEDRAGSRTKGSSSRSRSRSRSRRSRSSHSRSRSHSRSYSRSRQRERSRSQSKQRRSKRSHSKERRGSRSVSKGRTGSRSVSKGRSRSVSKGRSRSVSKGRSRSVSKGRRGSRSVSKGRRGSRSQSKGRASRSQSKGRASRSQSKGRASRSQSKGRTSRSQSKGRASRSQSKDRASRSQSKDRANGRDRSADEKESVRSKSRSRSKGRRETDSQSKEKKEIVSRSTERSRSHSKESRQSRSHSRDAKERNESTEGQELNSRKGDRSESKDRSHSRERINSKERSRSKDRDYIRSKDKHSRKCSRDQKRSRSRDRSRERRSKRSRERSRRSERNRPSSRSKERTRKRSRERRSSSGERSKKIRREDTVAFTTESDQEAENEEGSKAEVVQHPETIGVTQQIEETPKPLSKSASHVETSVEAGANAITEACEEVGRLDCD; this is encoded by the exons ATGTACCGGCTGAGAGTGGAGAACCTATCTTCAAGGTGCAGTTGGCAAGATCTAAAG GATTTTATGCGCCAGGCTGGGGAGGTTACCTATGCAGAAGCCCACCAACGTCGTCAAAATGAAGGCATTATAGAGTTCCGCTCCTACTCTGAAATGAGGCGAGCATTAGACAAGCTGGATGGTAGTGAAATTAATGGGCGCAAGATACAGTTAGTGGAAGACAGAGCTGGCTCCAGGACTAAAGGCTCTTCATCTCGTAGTCGCTCCAG ATCCCGCTCAAGGAGGAGTAGAAGCAGCCACTCCAGGTCCAG ATCCCACTCTCGATCCTATAGTAGGAGCCGCCAACGGGAGAGGAGCAGAAGTCAAAGCAAACAAAGGAGAAGCAAAAGGAGCCACAGCAAAGAGAGGAGAGGGAGTAGGAGTGTCAGCAAGGGAAGGACAGGGAGTAGGAGTGTCAGCAAGGGAAGGAGTAGGAGTGTCAGCAAGGGAAGGAGTAGGAGTGTCAGCAAGGGAAGGAGTAGGAGTGTCAGCAAGGGGAGGAGAGGGAGTAGGAGTGTCAGCAAGGGGAGAAGGGGTAGCAGAAGCCAGAGCAAGGGAAGAGCAAGTAGAAGCCAGAGCAAGGGAAGAGCAAGTAGAAGCCAGAGCAAGGGAAGAGCAAGTAGAAGCCAGAGCAAGGGAAGAACAAGTAGAAGCCAGAGCAAGGGAAGAGCAAGTAGAAGCCAGAGCAAGGACAGAGCAAGTAGAAGCCAGAGCAAGGACAGAGCAAATGGAAGGGATAGGAGTGCAGATGAAAAGGAGAGTGTAAGGAGCAAGAGCCGCAGTAGAAGCAAGGGAAGAAGGGAAACAGACAGCCAGAGCAAGGAAAAGAAAGAGATTGTAAGCAGGAGCACAGAGCGAAGCAGAAGCCATAGCAAAGAGAGCAGGCAAAGCAGAAGCCATAGTAGAGATGCAAAGGAAAGAAATGAAAGCACAGAGGGGCAAGAGCTGAATAGCCGAAAGGGAGATAGAAGTGAAAGTAAAGACAGGAGCCATAGCAGAGAAAGAATAAACAGTAAGGAAAGAAGCAGAAGCAAGGATAGAGACTACATCAGAAGCAAAGATAAACACTCTCGAAAATGCAGCAGGGATCAAAAAAGGAGCCGCAGTAGGGATAGATCTAGAGAGAGACGGTCAAAACGTAGCAGGGAGAGAAGCCGCAGGAGTGAACGAAATAGGCCTTCCAGCCGTAGCAAAGAGAGAACTAGAAAGCGAAGTCGTGAACGAAGGAGCAGCAGTGGTGAGCGCTCAAAAAAAATCAGGCGAGAAGACACAGTGGCTTTCACTACAGAATCTGACCAGGAGGCAGAAAATGAGGAAGGAAGCAAGGCTGAAGTTGTACAACATCCTGAAACAATTGGGGTCACTCAACAAATTGAGGAGACTCCCAAACCTCTTTCCAAATCAGCATCTCATGTGGAGACTAGTGTTGAAGCTGGAGCCAATGCAATCACTGAAGCATGTGAAGAAGTTGGAAGGCTGGACTGTGACTAG